A region of Halalkaliarchaeum desulfuricum DNA encodes the following proteins:
- a CDS encoding VOC family protein — protein MGTLDHVMIRVEDLDESLDWYKTHLDYEEKGRWEADTFTNVFLGPEDMHEDAAKLELTYNHDGRSYTMGDAWGHIAVRVDDLEDAYERLMDQGVEDYRDPESCGYNYAFVKDPDGHEIEIVERDHGAQWSLDHTMIRIEDPDEALGWWTRKLEYAYNGKRWEADTFANYFMEPLDAAPEEMAVELTYNYDDRTYTMGDAWGHLAVRVDDLEDAWEDLMLREAEDYRDPESCDYNYAFTKDQDGHEIEIVTAD, from the coding sequence ATGGGAACGCTCGACCATGTGATGATCCGCGTTGAGGATCTAGACGAATCTCTGGACTGGTACAAGACACACCTCGATTACGAGGAGAAGGGGCGCTGGGAGGCGGACACCTTTACGAACGTCTTCCTCGGCCCGGAAGACATGCACGAGGACGCAGCGAAACTCGAATTGACGTACAATCACGACGGTCGAAGCTACACGATGGGGGACGCGTGGGGACACATCGCCGTCCGCGTCGACGACCTCGAGGACGCCTACGAGCGACTGATGGATCAGGGAGTCGAAGACTACCGGGATCCCGAATCCTGCGGGTACAATTACGCGTTCGTGAAAGACCCCGACGGGCACGAAATCGAGATCGTCGAGCGCGACCACGGCGCCCAGTGGAGCCTGGATCACACCATGATCCGCATCGAGGACCCCGACGAGGCCCTCGGGTGGTGGACCAGGAAGCTCGAATACGCGTACAACGGGAAGCGGTGGGAGGCGGACACGTTCGCGAACTACTTCATGGAGCCACTCGACGCCGCCCCCGAGGAGATGGCAGTCGAACTCACGTACAACTACGACGACCGTACGTACACGATGGGCGACGCGTGGGGTCATCTCGCCGTCCGCGTCGACGATCTCGAGGATGCGTGGGAGGACCTAATGTTGCGGGAGGCTGAGGACTATCGGGACCCCGAATCCTGTGACTACAACTACGCGTTCACGAAGGACCAGGACGGCCACGAAATCGAGATCGTGACTGCCGACTGA